TGGCATCCGACGTCATGACGCGGCCGCGGGATGGGGCGCCAGGGGGACAGCCGGCATCGGTAGGCGGGCGGGGGGCTGCGCGAGGAGCTCGAGCCGCTGGTGGAGCTGGGCCGGGGAGATCGGCTTCACGCAATAGTCCGCGGCGCCGCAGGCGCGCGCACGCAGCAAGTCGCTGCCGTGCTCGGAACCGCTGAGCACGATCACTTCGAGTGGGGGCTCGAAATGCTGGGCCTGGATCCAGCCGAGAATCTCAAAGCCGCTGAACACCGGCAGCTTCAGGTCGAGAAACAGCAGATCGGGACGCGGCTGTTCCCCCGCCTGCATGGCGCGCAGGTAGGTCATGGCGAGCCCGCCGTCGGCGAGGTGGACGACCTCGCAGTCGCGCGTGCATTTGCCGACGGCCCACCGGAAGAAGAACGCATCGTCTTCCGAATCCTCGACGAGCACGACGAGAGGCCGGCGCTGGGAAGTGGACATGTGGGCGGAGATTGGGCGGGGCGCGAGTACCGCCGGATTTGGCGGGCGGGTTTGTCGCCGCCGCGATGCGGAGAGTCGAGGGCTTAAGGCTCCCATTTCCTTATGGGAAAATGTCTTTGGGGAAGCGCCGCGGGCGCACGTAGGGGAAATCCCGGTACATGATCGGGCGGCTTTGGAGGCGGTTTCCCAGGTGGTGACGCGGGTCGACGAAACTGACACCGCCGCGTCCGAAGCGAGGGAAGGTGGGTCTTCGCCCCGTTTCGAGAACCCTGTGCCGCGGGCGATGTCTTTGCGTCGTGTCGGCCAAGTAGGCCTTTGTCAGTGGCTTACCAAAACCGTATCTTTTTATTGGCTACACATCCTTAGCAAAAATGCAGGTGCCAACGGCCTCCGAGGCCACTTTGCTTTCGCCAAACCATG
This genomic window from Opitutus sp. ER46 contains:
- a CDS encoding response regulator, yielding MSTSQRRPLVVLVEDSEDDAFFFRWAVGKCTRDCEVVHLADGGLAMTYLRAMQAGEQPRPDLLFLDLKLPVFSGFEILGWIQAQHFEPPLEVIVLSGSEHGSDLLRARACGAADYCVKPISPAQLHQRLELLAQPPARLPMPAVPLAPHPAAAS